From a single Fusarium fujikuroi IMI 58289 draft genome, chromosome FFUJ_chr03 genomic region:
- a CDS encoding probable HTS1-histidine--tRNA ligase, mitochondrial, giving the protein MAPKNKFELKTPKGTKDWEGKDMVIRDHIFNTITQVFKRHGGVTIDTPVFELREILAGKYGEDSKLIYDLADQGGEICSLRYDLTVPFARFLAMNKQIQNIKRYHIAKVYRRDQPAMTKGRMREFYQCDFDIAGTYDPMLPDAEVIRIITEVFEGLGWNGGYTIKLNHRKILDGIFQVCGVPEDKIRTISSAVDKLDKLPWADVRKEMTEEKGLGGDVADRIGEWVVLKGKQDLLQKLQSTESLAANESMKKGMEDLALLFEYLEAFDCLDRVSFDLSLARGLDYYTGLIYEVVTQGSAPEVTPGQENAESKPSKKKGKKGSEDDDRSDDPTVGVGSVAAGGRYDNLVGMFSGKSQIPCVGISFGVDRIFSITKAKMAAEKNAAVRSNDVDVYVMAFGQGYLKERMSVCAKLWESGIKAEFLYKVKPKLPAQFKAAEANGVPFAIFLGEDEVKSGKVKIKEMGLQEGHPEKEGILVSMSDMAKEIKVRLQRKRELDEMTRQAEGLRVVHGIKGDEVKDAEKEVEDASPETTPTAVEATPGTEEPPHNNPTP; this is encoded by the exons ATGGCACCCAAGAATAAATTCGAGCTCAAGACCCCCAAGGGTACAAAGGACT GGGAGGGGAAGGATATGGTTATCCGTGaccacatcttcaacaccatcacccaAGTCTTCAAGCGCCACGGAGGAGTCACGATCGATACCCCCGTCTTTGAGCTCCGAGAGATCCTCGCTGGAAAATATGGAGAGGACAGCAAGCTCATCTATGACCTTGCCGATCAAGGTGGTGAGATCTGCTCTCTGCGATATGACTTGACTGTCCCCTTTGCACGCTTCCTAGCCATGAACAAGCAGATTCAAAACATCAAGAGATATCACATCGCCAAGGTCTACCGCCGAGACCAACCTGCCATGACCAAAGGTCGCATGCGAGAATTCTATCAGTGCGATTTCGACATTGCCGGCACCTACGACCCCATGCTGCCCGACGCCGAAGTCATCCGCATTATTACAGAAGTATTTGAGGGACTTGGTTGGAATGGTGGATACACGATCAAGCTAAATCATCGAAAGATTCTTGACGGTATTTTCCAAGTCTGTGGAGTCCCTGAGGACAAGATCCGCACCATTTCCTCGGCCGtcgacaagcttgacaagctgCCTTGGGCTGATGTGCGAAAGGAGATGACCGAGGAAAAGGGACTTGGCGGTGATGTCGCTGACCGAATCGGAGAGTGGGTTGTTCTCAAGGGTAAGCAGGATCTACTGCAGAAGCTTCAGAGCACAGAGAGCTTGGCCGCAAATGAATCCATGAAGAAGGGAATGGAGGATCTTGCTCTGCTGTTTGAGTACCTAGAGGCCTTCGACTGCCTGGATCGAGTTTCTTTTGACCTCAGCTTGGCTCGAGGCCTCGACTATTACACCGGACTTATTTACGAGGTCGTTACACAGGGCTCTGCTCCTGAGGTCACCCCTGGGCAGGAGAATGCTGAGTCTAAGccttccaagaagaagggtaagAAGGGCTCCGAGGATGACGACCGTTCCGATGACCCCACAGTTGGCGTAGGAAGTGTGGCTGCCGGTGGCCGGTACGACAACCTTGTTGGCATGTTCTCTGGCAAGAGTCAAATCCCGTGCGTCGGTATCTCCTTTGGCGTTGACAGGATTTTCTCTAttaccaaggccaagatggccGCTGAGAAGAATGCTGCTGTGCGTAGCAATGATGTCGATGTTTATGTCATGGCCTTTGGTCAGGGATATCTAAAGGAACGCATGTCAGTGTGCGCCAAGCTATGGGAGTCTGGAATCAAG GCAGAGTTCCTTTACAAAGTTAAGCCTAAGCTGCCCGCACAATTCAAGGCCGCTGAGGCCAATGGTGTACCATTTGCCATCTTTCTgggcgaagatgaagtcaagtcaggcaaggtcaagattAAGGAGATGGGACTCCAAGAAGGCCATCCTGAGAAGGAGGGTATTCTTGTCAGTATGTCCGACAtggccaaggagatcaaggttCGGCTTCAACGCAAGCGTGAGCTTGACGAGATGACCAGGCAAGCCGAGGGTCTAAGGGTTGTCCATGGTATCAAGGGCGATGAGGTAAAGGATGCGGAGAAAGAAGTTGAGGATGCCAGCCCTGAAACCACACCAACAGCAGTTGAAGCGACTCCAGGAACGGAAGAGCCACCTCACAACAATCCGACGCCATGA